A region from the Carassius carassius chromosome 33, fCarCar2.1, whole genome shotgun sequence genome encodes:
- the LOC132113727 gene encoding centromere protein I-like isoform X1 has product MMSDLSNLAGLVSEPSGEIDLSASNRSLRLAEKKKRKGEADPFGLAVKYLSQVEAGTVVRGNDELERNMLVVETVALSKGLPPELITVLLDLALSLNAGTANCTRMLKFLVPATVVPQEAVVKGVSWLCAGKMPMNAQVLFVRWVLTVFDLIDCKDNLRSIYGFIFSFVTEENLCPFICHLLYLLTMREHVHPYRVRKLLDIQAKMGRQPFLTQLLALYKVFRPDLVTLSLPSRVRTGFKNHSSTWKVALSAVQRKNKGAVLVDQSLSLDVKEKPSTRKRKLHHLAIPPLSSAFDSNSNKVFCLQELRSFKELLENIHNIELPAQMGSLLGSSLALHYLDCVQDESASLRLNFWLGHSLQEEFLLCPVDGSSDNTSEARRFLSTILFSQQFLQEGFSSTESFLYKFLSVWDGSLLRPQILDLLSDIPLMPSIYMHKLLFEPLKQLYFTSTVFFKCSVIECLNSMLVKWLTWHSVSALEGGLDISLNSNSTMTMTLSGFMDSVMELVRFVGLLASEGLRLENCHVLLLNQTLAFYETVCDMFLKYSLPLIIMPPAGVFYPALFATDSVSVDRLGYIMYRYRKNLTLAKKQEQQREQTFHISRNTYKEFNRNLQAMVNSMWNSCWCIPGSDIEIDKDLISLSKVAEPWCRFDLIHHPALFSYAIEFHQRCWPERKNVDLGFIKTGKYWNWYMEFLFNQGFDGLNNFIQTNTGHGSGLSSQDDRQPTSQT; this is encoded by the exons ATGATGTCCGATTTATCTAACCTGGCGGGTTTAGTCTCCGAGCCGTCTGGAGAAATAGACCTCTCTGCGAGCAACAGAAGTTTGCGTTTGGCAGAAAAGAAAAAGCGAAAAGGCGAGGCGGATCCCTTTGGTCTCGCGGTGAAGTATTTGTCTCAGG TGGAAGCTGGCACAGTAGTCAGGGGGAATGATGAGCTGGAGAGGAATATGTTGGTGGTGGAGACAGTGGCTCTCAGTAAGGGTCTTCCACCGGAGCTCATCACAGTGCTTCTGGACTTGGCTCTAAGTCTCAACGCAG GAACTGCGAACTGTACCCGGATGCTGAAGTTTCTCGTACCTGCCACAGTGGTGCCGCAGGAGGCAGTTGTGAAGGGGGTGTCCTGGCTATGTGCTGGGAAAATGCCAATGAATGCACAG GTTCTCTTTGTCCGCTGGGTACTCACTGTTTTTGACCTGATTGACTGCAAAGACAACTTGAGATCCATTTATGGCTTCATTTTCAGCTTTGTGACAGAAGAAAATCTG tgcCCATTTATTTGCCACTTGCTGTACCTTTTAACCATGAGGGAACATG TTCACCCGTACAGAGTCAGGAAACTGTTGGATATTCAAGCTAAAATG GGCAGACAACCATTTCTCACCCAACTTCTAGCTCTGTACAAAGTGTTTCGCCCAGACCTAGTGACGCTCTCTCTTCCGTCAAGAGTGAGG actGGATTCAAGAATCACAGTTCCACCTGGAAAGTAGCGCTGAGTGCTGTGCAGAGGAAAAACAAGGGTGCTGTTTTAGTTGACCAGAGCCTCAGCTTGGATGTGAAAGAGAAGCCGTCCACTAGAAAGAGG AAACTACATCACCTAGCAATACCTCCCTTGAGCTCGGCGTTCGACAGCAACTCCAACAAGGTGTTCTGCCTGCAGGAGCTCCGTTCCTTCAAAGAGCTACTGGAGAACATTCACAATATAGAG CTGCCTGCCCAGATGGGTTCGCTTCTGGGATCATCTCTGGCTCTGCACTACCTGGACTGTGTACAGGATGAATCTGCCTCCCTGCGCCTTAACTTTTGGCTTGGACACTCGTTGCAAGAGG AGTTTTTACTATGTCCCGTGGATGGGAGTTCTGACAACACTTCTGAAGCCCGTCGCTTTCTGAGCACCAtcctcttttcacagcagttcctGCAG GAGGGATTCTCCAGTACGGAGAGTTTTCTTTATAAGTTTCTGAGTGTGTGGGACGGCTCTCTGCTCCGGCCGCAGATCCTGGATCTTCTTAGTGACATCCCCTTGATGCCAAGCATCT ACATGCATAAACTTCTCTTTGAGCCACTGAAGCAACTTTATTTTACCTCCACAGTATTTTTCAag TGTAGTGTCATCGAGTGTCTGAATAGCATGCTGGTTAAGTGGCTGACATGGCATTCCGTCAGCGCATTGGAGGGCGGTTTAGACATCAGTCTTAACAGCAACAGCACCAT GACCATGACCTTGTCTGGCTTCATGGACTCTGTTATGGAGCTGGTTCGCTTTGTGGGATTGCTGGCATCTGAGGGACTCCGTCTGGAGAACTGCCATGTTCTTTTGCTCAACCAGACGCTTGCTTTCTATGAGACG GTGTGTGACATGTTTCTGAAGTACAGCTTGCCTCTGATCATCATGCCTCCGGCTGGGGTTTTCTACCCAGCTCTCTTTGCCACAGACTCAGTGAGCGTGGATCGACTTGGTTACATCATGTACAG GTACCGGAAGAATCTGACCTTGGCTAAGAAACAAGAGCAACAGAGAGAG CAAACATTCCACATTAGCAGGAACACGTACAAGGAATTTAATCGGAACCTTCAAGCAATGGTGAACTCCATGTGGAACTCCTGTTGGTGCATCCCTGGTTCAGACATTGAGATTGATAAGGATCTCATCTCTCTAAGCAAAGTGGCAGAACCCTGGTGCCGTTTTGACCTAATCCACCACCCAGCGCTTTTCAGTTATGCCATTGAATTTCATCAGAGG TGTTGGCCAGAGAGGAAGAATGTGGATCTCGGTTTCATAAAG ACCGGGAAGTACTGGAACTGGTATATGGAGTTTCTCTTTAATCAAGGCTTTGATGGCCTCAACAATTTTATTCAGACCAACACTGGCCATGGCTCCGGATTGAGTAGTCAAGATGACAGGCAGCCCACGAGTCAGACTTGA
- the LOC132113727 gene encoding centromere protein I-like isoform X2: MMSDLSNLAGLVSEPSGEIDLSASNRSLRLAEKKKRKGEADPFGLAVKYLSQVEAGTVVRGNDELERNMLVVETVALSKGLPPELITVLLDLALSLNAGTANCTRMLKFLVPATVVPQEAVVKGVSWLCAGKMPMNAQVLFVRWVLTVFDLIDCKDNLRSIYGFIFSFVTEENLCPFICHLLYLLTMREHVHPYRVRKLLDIQAKMGRQPFLTQLLALYKVFRPDLVTLSLPSRVRTGFKNHSSTWKVALSAVQRKNKGAVLVDQSLSLDVKEKPSTRKRKLHHLAIPPLSSAFDSNSNKVFCLQELRSFKELLENIHNIELPAQMGSLLGSSLALHYLDCVQDESASLRLNFWLGHSLQEEFLLCPVDGSSDNTSEARRFLSTILFSQQFLQEGFSSTESFLYKFLSVWDGSLLRPQILDLLSDIPLMPSIYMHKLLFEPLKQLYFTSTVFFKCSVIECLNSMLVKWLTWHSVSALEGGLDISLNSNSTMTMTLSGFMDSVMELVRFVGLLASEGLRLENCHVLLLNQTLAFYETVCDMFLKYSLPLIIMPPAGVFYPALFATDSVSVDRLGYIMYRYRKNLTLAKKQEQQREEG; this comes from the exons ATGATGTCCGATTTATCTAACCTGGCGGGTTTAGTCTCCGAGCCGTCTGGAGAAATAGACCTCTCTGCGAGCAACAGAAGTTTGCGTTTGGCAGAAAAGAAAAAGCGAAAAGGCGAGGCGGATCCCTTTGGTCTCGCGGTGAAGTATTTGTCTCAGG TGGAAGCTGGCACAGTAGTCAGGGGGAATGATGAGCTGGAGAGGAATATGTTGGTGGTGGAGACAGTGGCTCTCAGTAAGGGTCTTCCACCGGAGCTCATCACAGTGCTTCTGGACTTGGCTCTAAGTCTCAACGCAG GAACTGCGAACTGTACCCGGATGCTGAAGTTTCTCGTACCTGCCACAGTGGTGCCGCAGGAGGCAGTTGTGAAGGGGGTGTCCTGGCTATGTGCTGGGAAAATGCCAATGAATGCACAG GTTCTCTTTGTCCGCTGGGTACTCACTGTTTTTGACCTGATTGACTGCAAAGACAACTTGAGATCCATTTATGGCTTCATTTTCAGCTTTGTGACAGAAGAAAATCTG tgcCCATTTATTTGCCACTTGCTGTACCTTTTAACCATGAGGGAACATG TTCACCCGTACAGAGTCAGGAAACTGTTGGATATTCAAGCTAAAATG GGCAGACAACCATTTCTCACCCAACTTCTAGCTCTGTACAAAGTGTTTCGCCCAGACCTAGTGACGCTCTCTCTTCCGTCAAGAGTGAGG actGGATTCAAGAATCACAGTTCCACCTGGAAAGTAGCGCTGAGTGCTGTGCAGAGGAAAAACAAGGGTGCTGTTTTAGTTGACCAGAGCCTCAGCTTGGATGTGAAAGAGAAGCCGTCCACTAGAAAGAGG AAACTACATCACCTAGCAATACCTCCCTTGAGCTCGGCGTTCGACAGCAACTCCAACAAGGTGTTCTGCCTGCAGGAGCTCCGTTCCTTCAAAGAGCTACTGGAGAACATTCACAATATAGAG CTGCCTGCCCAGATGGGTTCGCTTCTGGGATCATCTCTGGCTCTGCACTACCTGGACTGTGTACAGGATGAATCTGCCTCCCTGCGCCTTAACTTTTGGCTTGGACACTCGTTGCAAGAGG AGTTTTTACTATGTCCCGTGGATGGGAGTTCTGACAACACTTCTGAAGCCCGTCGCTTTCTGAGCACCAtcctcttttcacagcagttcctGCAG GAGGGATTCTCCAGTACGGAGAGTTTTCTTTATAAGTTTCTGAGTGTGTGGGACGGCTCTCTGCTCCGGCCGCAGATCCTGGATCTTCTTAGTGACATCCCCTTGATGCCAAGCATCT ACATGCATAAACTTCTCTTTGAGCCACTGAAGCAACTTTATTTTACCTCCACAGTATTTTTCAag TGTAGTGTCATCGAGTGTCTGAATAGCATGCTGGTTAAGTGGCTGACATGGCATTCCGTCAGCGCATTGGAGGGCGGTTTAGACATCAGTCTTAACAGCAACAGCACCAT GACCATGACCTTGTCTGGCTTCATGGACTCTGTTATGGAGCTGGTTCGCTTTGTGGGATTGCTGGCATCTGAGGGACTCCGTCTGGAGAACTGCCATGTTCTTTTGCTCAACCAGACGCTTGCTTTCTATGAGACG GTGTGTGACATGTTTCTGAAGTACAGCTTGCCTCTGATCATCATGCCTCCGGCTGGGGTTTTCTACCCAGCTCTCTTTGCCACAGACTCAGTGAGCGTGGATCGACTTGGTTACATCATGTACAG GTACCGGAAGAATCTGACCTTGGCTAAGAAACAAGAGCAACAGAGAGAG GAGGGGTAA